GCACATGACTTTCAgacttatttaataatttttacataatctTCTCTAATTATTGTGACCTTTGACTTCCAGACAAAAACTTCATTCACACCAATGTACATCCATACCGATATTTAATTTCTCATTTTTACATAATTTCCTGGTACTGCTGTCACAAGAGTGGACTTCatctttgttttgtgtttattttcatcTGTCTTGACAccgatttgttttgttgtgttttcctCCACTGAGACTTCAGTATCAGTAATCTCAGTAATGGTGACACTCGAACCAGCAGACGTATTTTGAACATCCTCCTGGGACTTGCTTGAACTTTGGTTCAGTACTGAAACGGCCCACAAAAAGTCTTCCTGCCACAGTTCCTCATCTGAAGGGTTCAGGTGAACTGCTGTTGAAAAACTGTGAATGGCCTAcaattgaaaaacaataattagTTCAACTCAGATATACAAAAGCCCCCAGGTAATTCCAAACTTTTGTAACAATGCATGGAATGTTTTTagctatataaaatattaatcaattAACGTTAACCATGATCACAAATCTTTCCATCCTTAGTCGACCTTGTTCATTATTGATCAGCTAGGAAAGGAAAGAATATTTGTGTAATACTCCGtaaacacctcagcacattttaagaGAGAACCATTAGTTTAAgatatgattattttgacatatggttatgTGAGTATTATAtatgagggagagagagagagtgagagataaacagagagagagtgagagataaacagagagagagaggaaggaaggaaatgtcttatttaaggacacactcaacacattttatttatggttatatggcatcagacatatagttacggacaacacagatattgagacaagAACCTACTGTCGCCATGTCacggactactcttttcaattagcagcaagggatcttttatatgtaaaatcctacagacaggatagtacataccatggcctttgttacaccagttgtggatcactggctggaataagaaatagcccagtgggtccactgaaaggtatcaatcctagaccaaccgtgcatcaagtgaacgcttacgactgggctacgtcccgcccctgagagAGAgcgacacacacatacatacacacatagacagactgacagattgagagagagtggaagagagagacaaacagatatCTACTGTTACCTCAAAGGCTATGATCACTTAGATGATCagctataaaaaaatattatacaaatttCATAACTTAAGCAGAACTTTTCGCAACTCTAGCAGTCACTTTGATTGATCCAGTTTTAAAAAGCATATAACTGAACCCCACTACTTACAAGCTGAACCTCTCCCAGACTAAGCTGGGCTCGCCCTAGGGTCTGGTGTGCCACCCACCACCGGGGGTTCATCTCTACAGCCTTCCTTGCCACCTGCACAGCTGGGAACAGTTCACCCAGTATCAGCAGAGCCTGAGTAACAGAACATATTTTATCAATTAGCCAGCAGATGTATCAGGGTTGAAACTGTACTTAAAAATCATGGTGGTCAGCAGGTCCAGTAAACCAGTTAGAATAAGTTCTTACTGGCCCTTGTTGCATTTAATTAGCCCTCAAATCGcaagattcccagtctggagctcgacgcggtaagacgtgtttgtttcgcttgtgcacactgcacatactttcgcggctcgacttggggatccttcactttgttgtttttgtcagcgaagtgacgttttctactgggatgtatgaggccattggaactgattgaacgctggaacgcttctcgtttcgacagtctgcaccaccaggttggattattttttagcgagattccttgccttcacgtcatttctccatctgactatgttgacttgttttttttcgtgacttgcATGAacttgtatgacggccattcagCAGAACGCCatggttgttcgcgtttagtctctacatgtctgaGCCTgttctagcagcactggaagattgaccgccccactctaagaagaaataggaagcggggtcagcccctactactcttttctagattttactttgttttattgtgataccatctcgtatcccccggagtcgggcccgtccgcaccactatacaaCCCATAaagactggactataccctagtctgattctctcacTCGTTCAgatggatccggcttctcaagatctgtatttcagcacagcactacaccttcaacgtctattgactgtcaatctaggggttttcttgacgggatgcaacccatctcgtccctacaagctgtgcaccctaacggccttaacaaggccactcacgtggacatatcgatcagactttaaacttttagaccttcattCAAAAGttgatgtcgaaattactttctttttaaaatattattaaatagtctgatcctctcttctttctcttatttatttttggactgtccttctaaaatgctccaaattatataaatatttgaccgagcagtcaattctttttatttttggcttgtaactttttttcttcttttttttgaaaattctattaacttttttactaattgctattttcaaaattctgcccccattttcaactctaccccctcccccctccatcccgagtcaggccaccgatcttatctaatttctttttgaccacccaatctaatctagcgaccaaatttaatgagtagaattttctttattaattatatcaattagagatgcgcatcaaaattttaaaggcccactatttaattttgggatgtaaatttcaaaattgtccgcttaattttttttctgtcccggagcaagtcagtGGCTATCCAGAAACAGgccccgggatggacatgcttgaaactctagtggtatatgagcatgttaaaattattcacaCTCGCACTCAAATCGCAAGTTTTCATGATGTAATGAATCTATACATACTAAAACTTATTACATTGGTTGGATATAACTGCTTGTAGTACCTTAAAAATAAGGTTGTAAAATTCATGGTCACCCATAGCTAATAAATATCATCTTGGGTGTTCACATCCGTACTGATTTTTAGTATTGGTGACTGATATAAGACTTTTAAATGCCTCTTGCAAACATTATAAATTTACTATGCTCATAGTTCAGTGGGTATAAACTGATTCTGTGAACTCAGTAAGTTGGACTTGGTCAATAAAAACTGTATtgatacacaccacacacctgTGTATCCAGCTTGAACCTTTTAATGGATGTAAATTACTTGCTATacaatacagtaaagtacacttataactacatgcttagaacgaacctACTGCATATAACGAACTGACCGTAAAGTcccattttatctccctatacattaataacctaCTTATCcaatgtgtacaacaaactatAACGAGCTATCTATCATGGTACCTTCCGGTTCTTTATAAGAGAACTATACTGTAGTTAAATTAGACATTAGACACAATTTGTAGAAACAAATTACTAAAACTGCAAATGGCAGTACAAAATGTCTTGCCTTTCACATTACATACAGACCTCAAAGCAAAATGTTGATACCATCACCATAAAACCCCCCAGTAAAAAACAATGTGTTACAGGTGAGACAACAAACAGCATTGTTTACCTGTGCTTTCATTTCATAGAGTTTTTCTTCTTTAGGTGTTAAGTGCAATGCTTCATCCCACTTCTTGATTGCTTCCCAAAACctaaaaacagatttttttttttttaatgttggttCTTGCTTttcactaattattattattaaaaacgaTCACCTCACCTCAGTGAGTGTATATTTTCGTAAAGTTCTGGCTACGGATTTTTGAACTATCTTAGCCCtacaaaatcataaaaccattgtaggctatgatgtcactacagcacattacATCATGATGGCATAGCTTACGATTGTTTTATGATTTCATAGCGATAAGATAgatttgaaaatatgggccctgattTATATGGCACTATATGGTATGCTTTTCATGAGCAAATACtgaattttgtgaattttattgtAAATGCCAAAACAAACACTGAGTTCAAAGATGTGAATTGTCATTGTGGTAGAAACAGCAAAGAACAATTAACTGCTCTGATCTGCAGTAACCAGACTGGAATTTATAAGTTTTCACAAATAATTATCAGACAGCCAATCTAAGGTGTTTCAAGTATGTAAAATTCTTATCACCCAGCAACTttgagatatacatgtagacagtttataaatattttttggggTAATATGACCTTTCAGCCTGAGCTAGAACAGTCCCTTCTGTTTTAAGTCTCTGGCTTTTCCCAGCAGCATCTTCCAGCGAGATTACAGCTTTCCTCCTGGGCGCCATGGTGATCCAGTCAATGTCATCATCAAGACGGTTGTCATCCTTGGCATCTCTTTCAAACGCAGCAGCCGTCACCTTGGAGATCTTTGCTCCAGTCTTCTTTTTCCACCCAAAGGATGTCATTCTGGCTGTTCATGCATCatctgaaatatacattttagAATATCAGCAGACCAAACATTTCTGGATGATAATATTGTGTCATTTGCAGGTCTCTAGAActaaaaatctgtgtgaccCATTTATTGATtacacagaaataaatccaaGTTACCAATTGTTTCCTTTTTGTGTAACCTGTTATATTCAAGTAAAGCTCCAAATTTCGCACAAACAACACATAGGTTATACaaaattctaatacaactttcataTAAACCTTTTTTACCATTAGTTAATTTTCGTGATAAATCGGATGATAGATGTACGTTGTCATTGGCAACCAGGTTTATCACGATAAACAAAATTCTGAGAACTCCTCCAACATGCTGTCACTTAGCATCATGTGTTATCCCCAATTACATTTGTGGGAGCAACACGCGAACAAAACGATcgttctcacaattttcagaggcctgcaTTTGTCAGCTATTTGTCCATCTCTATAATACGATGGAATCAGACTAAAATGTATTGTTACTAAACATGAGGGACAACATGGGTCTGTTTTTCTCTGTGTCAactttctatttttaaacaagCACTCCTGGGAAAGTCCCTGTTGACGCAAGTTTGTCAGCACATTAAAACTTTGATATTCTAAATTTAATTAtgcaaataataatactttgttttgtttaacaacaccactagagcacactgatttattgattattggctattggatgtgaaacatttagttattttgacatagtctttgaaagaaacccgctacatttttccatttcatGATTagttacaagggatcttttatattaaagggacattctcgagttttctgcaatttttaagatgttactgactaacagagactttttaaacgattgtaattacatatcaaatatatctttctgcataaaatatttgtggctgtatattaaatgtgtttctgatcgttctaatatttttactaggttaaaattttattttatttcctaaaatatattttttcatacatacaaaattatttgaaaacaaaatccagtttgggcttcttacaaatattaagacaaccagaaacacattgaatatacagacactgatattctaaacaagaaaatatatttaagatgtaagtttaatcgtagaattattttattagtaggaaacaatgcagcaaactcaggatagcacataccacaacctttgatataccagtcgtggtgcactggctagaatgaaaaataacccaatgcaCTCACAGACAGGGCATCACTCCCAGACTGGGGATCACTCACAGACAGGGCATCACTACCAGACTGGGGATCACTCACAGACTGGGGATCACTCACAGACAGGGCATCACTCACAGACTGGGGATCACTCCCAGACTGGGGATCACTCCCAGACTGGGGATCACTCCCAGACTGGGGATCACTCCCAGACTGGGGATCACTCACAGACTGGGGAtcgcacatgaagtgagtgctttaccactgggctacgtcttatgccatttaaaaaaaattatatgtgacattgattaattttaatttatttatcacaaataaatgcaaaataacgAAATATGGCACTGCCACTTGCAactgttaaagttaaagtttgtttaatgacaccactagagcacattgatttattaatcatcagctatcaaACAttggttaattctgacatacagtctaagagaagaaacctgctactagtatcaaggagtcttttatatgcacaataccACAGACACTCaccatacaacggcctttgatataccagtcgtggtgcactggctgaaagaAGAAATCTAACAAATGCAAACTATGCtattaaatcattttaaatataaccaTCAACAGTAAACGCCTGAAGTGTGAGAAATTATAAGAGAAATAGCATTAAGTGTCACGAAAGTCTCtattagaaagaaatatatttacacacgccaAACCTAGCTTGAAATGAGCAACGGCAACAAAATGCTGCAGCAACCCTACTTTCATTTCTATACCATTTCCGGTTTGAATTTTCGGAATTTCTTATTTTATTCGGAAAACTCCGACCTATTTGTATTTGCTTTCCGAGATGGACCGAAAAAGACCGATTGCATTTCTACTTTGAAAATCGGAACTCGGTGTTTCAAATTGTTGCGACGATCATGTGCAGCTTCTAAAGATTTatctactagtactagtatataattttatttccttttatttAAATAGCTGTCAAAGAGCTGGAGTTGTATTTACgacaataattattacatgtagtacttTCTTGGTTATTTTAGGATTTAAAGCATAATGATAATCTCCAAAAATCAAAGGAGTTTGGTCAGACTGACAACGTCACAATGACATGACCACAGGTCTCAAATACACAAAACTTGGCGCAGGAAAATCTgcgggagtgggggtggggggtgtctagactggcgagcgaaATATGGTGTGTTCAATAAATGTTGCCCcagatttgttttgatttttttttttaataaatgggcGCTTTTTGCAGGGTTGGGGTAgggtagttcatcaagattaacctcgagTGTAAGCACAATGCATTGTGCTTGGACTCGGTGTTTCTGCAAGACGGTAAAACGGGTAAGGTGCCATACCCAGATTTATTTCAgataacctaaacctaacctattttctttctgggggaggccccacATACACCCTGTCGATTGTGGTTGTATTCATCacacatattgtaaatatacacaatattcaattccatagaacCATACCGAAAAATTTCTTTCGAGGTTAATCTTGGTGGTTTAACCCAGACGCATGAGGTGTGAACTGATGGATCTTTGCATTGATTCTCTTCACCTTGTATGGAGCTGTTctgttttttcccatcccaaccagtgcaccctACTAGTATGAGATATAACATCAAAGTGTGGTATGCACtgtcttgtatatgcactttaccacagacagtaTGGGCCTActtcacataccacagcctttcatataccagtagtggaAAGAGTTtgacccgtacccctctatcaaaggctctaaagactaatcCTAACcttaaaactaaccctaacccattgaattggagggggtggggggggggggggtatggctTGAACTCATGCCCCAGTAGTGGGGTACTCATTGCAGAACCGAACAAAAGCCCTTTCCCAAAAGCAAGTGGCAGCAAAAATTCCcagtttgatatatatatttaaataaactatgtttgttttaataaattgaatttgtaatttatatatatatatttattttttaacaacagATTGCATATCAACAAGATGATGGAGGCCGGGGAACTAACATGTACAGTAACAATTGAAGAACTGCAGCACACAGGGGAGGTTATCAAAAAGACACTCCACCGCAACCTGACCCTGGCTCTTGGTCGCGACAGCTTCTCGGATCTGGTTTTGAGGGTGTCGCACAGCAAGAAGACCGACAAATACCCGCTGAAGGAAGTCCTCATTCACAAGAAGTTTGTCAAGGATGGCAAGGCCACAGTGAAGCTTCCAGACCACAAGGTTCAGTTCCTGCTGTGTAACTGTCCCCCCGATAAACTGATTGTCTTTCTCAAGACACTCAGCACCAAGCTGGAGTGTCTGCGGGACAAAGGTTTCACAAGCATGAGAAAAAAACTTTTGTCAGACATACCGGTCTCCTTCCAGGAGATTAGTCCACTCACGGTAAAAGACTTGCAGACGGCTCAAGCTTGTAAAGTAAAGcagaaagaaaacaatgttCCTCCGGTAATTTCAAAGGGAGGAATCAAAAGAAAACGGACAGTTGACACTGAAGTGGTAAACCAGACTTCTTCGCAGTCTGTGGTTGTTTTTAAGAAACAGAGAAGTGAAACCTTGTTGAATATGAAACCGTCTCTGAGTGTCTTGAATAAGGAACAGACAGCGGTTTTAGAGGCAGTGCTGCAGAGAAAGAACATATTCTTCACTGGAAGTGCGGGTACTGGGAAGACTTTCCTCATGAAAAGAATCATTGGTGAGAATGTGCATACAAGTAGGATTTCTCTTGCAAGCTACTGTATGGTTAAGGAaagtttttcattgttttactaTAATGTTACTGATCATGTAAGTCGGGGCTTCTagaaaaatccactagccatgggatcagtgattttaaaaaattactagccacgattaaaaatctactagccctactttactttttaagttaaaacaattttattaaatagtagtaataatcagatatgtcacctaaagagggagatagagctaaaaatactaacattggggggttggggtcaggatatttatataaattttttacaaaatagacttaactgcaacatttgacacaaaaaattcactagctgtcgggcatggcaatagtagttttactagcccaacattgaatatcactagccatgtgtgtgggctaccataatctagaagcactgtgtaagttttaaaatgtgtgccTTTTAGCAGGTCTTTTTATTAACAAAGAGATTTCattgagaatatatatatatatgatgttcTTTCACATCACATCAATATCTTTTTAGTTATCGTCGGTAGCTTtgatttttcacattttaatttaGATCTAGTTTTGTATAACCCAATTTTCGTTCACACATTAAATTTAGCATCAATTCATTCATGTAGTAAtgatgggttatgcaaaaactGTGTTATCTCAACTTGTATTCAATAAGTATTGAAATACcggtaattaattttttacctCCATGTTATGAGTATGATTTCAATAAGCATTAATGAAGGTTAGTATGGTACTGTACcttttataatttatacataCTTGTTGGTGGTTAACACTGTTACTAAGAATACTAAATTTTCTGTTTTCAGGTGCACTGCCTCCTCAACATACATTTGCCACAGCGAGTACTGGAGTGGCTGCCTGTCAGATAGGGGGGACAACTGTACATGCATTTGCTGGTATGTTCTACTCATTTACCATCAGTGTTTAACATATAGCCTTGCATGCACTGACGACATGTTGATACAAAATACCTACAGTATGTATATTACTAATACACGAATTAAACataatgttacatatatatatatatatatatattcaatcattctttcattcattcattcattgtaaaaACAGCAAATTAAACATagtgttacatattatattcaatcattctttcattcattcattcattcattgtaaaaACAGCAAATTAAACATagtgttacatattatattcaatcattctttcattcattcattcattcattgtaaaaACAGCAAATTAAACATagtgttacatattatattcaatcattctttcattcattcattcattcattcattgtaaaaACAGCAAATTAAACATagtgttacatattatattcaatcattctttctttctttcattattcattcattcattgtaaaaacagaaaataaaacatcagtTAAACTTTAATatcaggacttctagaattgttataaaaattcactagccatgggatcagtgatttaaacaaatatactagccataattaaaaattcactagccctactttaagtaaatacaattttacaaataggaataattggatatgtcatcTAACAAAGGAGACAGAGATTAAAAACCCTTAAATTGTAGGGAAGGAGTaggatattcacatttacaaaatagatttaaatgcagcatttgaccaaaacaaattcactagccatcaggcatggcaatggtagttatttactagtccaacattgaatattactagccatgggagtggggctaccataatctagaagccctgactttATTTACAAGTAGTAAAGTACATGCTTTtgaggtaaataaaacatttcaatcatAAGATATTCTACTTTAAAACCACTGAACCAGATTTCACCTGTACATATTGAATAAGAAAGACATttgcattgttttattttgtacaggAATAGGGTCTGGCCAGGCTGCTATACAGCAGTGTATTGAACTGGCATCTCGGCCACAGATCACTCAACAGTGGAAGAAGTGTCACCACCTGATCATCGACGAAATTTCCATGGTCGATGGAGAGTTCTTTGACAAGCTGGAGACAGTTGCCAGGTGCAGTGTCAGAGTTTCAGCAACAAATCatgcaaattgaaatttaattttccaAAAAGCTCAttcaaaaatcaaataaatagaATTATTTTAACCTTAGCGCTTCAGctttgttaaattttgtttggctaataaaaatgtgtatttgaGTATAGATTCGTTGACTAAATTCACCAATTTGTTAATAATGTTGAGGGTCCTGATTAAACCCTATAGTAGTTTCCATTTATATTTGACTTATtacatgttgtacatgtatttagttatacatttaaaaacaaaattgtacacattttttttttttttttaatgattatacatttatttacctcAGTCAAGATAATCTCTCTACAGTTTCTATGCATTAGCAAGGTGTATCTTTACAGCATATATTATGACATTAGGCCACCCTGTGAAAAACACTTGACAATGTATTGTTTTGTGCAGCCCAATCTTGTAATTTATTctttttgtatatttacaaCATTTCCCCCATGTgatttattatagtttttaaattaaaaaaattgttcataGGACAATATTATCTTTTCACACTATAAATGTTTAACTGAACAGGAAGTCAGAGTCACCGTAGCCTTTGCTACCTATTTAtgcttattttaattatatttataacaatgcTATTCTGTTTGTTAAATTTGTAGAGTTGTGAGGCAGAATGATGAACCTTTTGGAGGCATACAGCTCATCATGTGTGGTGATTTTCTACAGCTACCTCCTGTTACCAAGGACGACAAAAAACGGAAATTTTGCTTCcaggtttttttatattgttatatttataacaatgcttttatttgtttttttagaagaTATGCATGCAAAAATATAAGATTTTAAAAGGTTGTGGGTTATTTTTGGATACAACTAATGTCATTGTTCAACTTAATGTTTCATTGAGTCagttttttatatgtaatgtgtCAGTCTTATTTAACTATATAAATTCAGTTAATTGTGCTATGATGTTGTGAAACATTGTTATGTTCTTGATAAGCACGTTTACCTAGATTTACAGTTAatcaatatttaaacaaaattcttcTGACTTGCTTGAACCTCATTTAATATCAAGTCATTCTAGAGTTAGGAAAAATTGTACTTTTGATAAAAagctaaatttatttttatttgagaaTGGTTCTTTTTTATGACTAGTATTGGGGAAAGTACAGACACTGAGTATTTGtagaacaatatataaaatgataaattttgTCTTGCTACATTAATCTTTTGACCGTTTTGACAGAGTCGTGCCTGGCACAAGTGTATTCAGATAAACCTGGAGCTTCAGGAAGTGAGGCGACAGTCTGACAAACACTTCATCGACATTCTACAGCACATTCGGCATGGCAGGTAGtgctcattaaaaaaattatcagtAAACTAcatagtgatgttccaatgatcgattacgATTGAAACATTTCACTTTTAATTAATTCACATTTGGGAATTTGGTGAATGACGAATTAAACTGTTCTAAGCTATAACTGGACATGAAGTATAGAGAAAATATTAAATGAGTTCCCACAGAAGACCATGTATATTACGCCTATGTTTTCAATTGTATATGGCTCACTTTCACTCTAAATGTACAATTGAAAACACACAAGTGGTAATATAAATGACCACTTGCCATGTGCATCATTGAATACCCTCCCccgaaaacccccccaaaacaacccaacaacattgTTTACAGAAATGAGGTCCTGACCTCTCAAATGTTATATACAACTTGTAAGCCAGGTGATATGTATGATATTTATACAACCAGGAACATGTACAAAGAGAGTTTTGGGGGTTAAACTGCCCCCCTCCCTTGTTCAAGCGAATATTCttttcttaaaaatatgttcTCCCAGGGAGCTGACACGACTCCCCTCCCGAAATGTTGCTTCCTAGTCTGGACCACGATCACCCCTGCACACATGATATATATTATCAGTTTGTGGAACACATCATTGTAGATTTTATCTATCTATaggtaaagttttgtttttgtagatgTCCTGAACATGTTGTTACCACTCTAAAAGCCACAGCGAAGAACGTGATTCACAGGAACGGTATCCAGGCAACGCGGCTGTGCACCCACAAGGAAGATGTGGAGGAGATAAACAAACATCACCTACACAAACTTACCGGTCATTATATTTATGTTCTTCTCTTAGTTATGTGTGTCTATTTCAACATAGTCATTATATtgattaaccttctgactactgtaggcgagatatctcgcccgatgtctcgccagtcgacatactgtacactgtatacagtgcattccccaattaaaatttcccgccgttttgcacatgacactcaccAGAAAAGATTTAGTAACAGAAAACGGAAGACAGCTTAGCTTCCTGTGTCGTTAGATTTcagtttttcaatggaaaataccttggaattttgagttaaaaaagtggtttttggcaagtattttcacttaacaacaatggcggcacattGCGGTCATTTTCAGCAATCAATAGCtaattgtgacagctaatttgataataaattttatcgtttgaccaaatattgggatatgaattgtagttcattttttaaaaacaattctggtcagaaagccACTGTtgattgggaataatggacataaatactggacagctgacCACAAAATGCCTGTAAGTAAATgctactttttaaattttttgcctaattttgaTCAATATTaaatgatctaaaatatcataaaaattagaaaaatacactaaaataatacttaccgattcaaatatgaactttattttatgtatttataaaacatttaagtgaatatatgtgagtaaaaattataaacttgtacccactcaacttgttttttgtcaaaaattaatccagtagtcaaaAGGTTAAAGAGCTTTGAATTTGGTGcagtaatttataaatgttcGGTTCTCATATGTACATTCAGGTAAGAAAAGAAGAGGAATATTTGGGTCACACCATCCAATAAGACTAACACAtcatacttacctttgtttgacaccaagtAGTtgatgtgtatttgtttgctgaTGTGTCATTAAACCGTCATTGATTCTTTcacattttggctttaggtct
The sequence above is drawn from the Gigantopelta aegis isolate Gae_Host chromosome 6, Gae_host_genome, whole genome shotgun sequence genome and encodes:
- the LOC121375392 gene encoding tetratricopeptide repeat protein 33-like, which codes for MTSFGWKKKTGAKISKVTAAAFERDAKDDNRLDDDIDWITMAPRRKAVISLEDAAGKSQRLKTEGTVLAQAERFWEAIKKWDEALHLTPKEEKLYEMKAQALLILGELFPAVQVARKAVEMNPRWWVAHQTLGRAQLSLGEVQLAIHSFSTAVHLNPSDEELWQEDFLWAVSVLNQSSSKSQEDVQNTSAGSSVTITEITDTEVSVEENTTKQIGVKTDENKHKTKMKSTLVTAVPGNYVKMRN
- the LOC121376159 gene encoding ATP-dependent DNA helicase PIF1-like — protein: MMEAGELTCTVTIEELQHTGEVIKKTLHRNLTLALGRDSFSDLVLRVSHSKKTDKYPLKEVLIHKKFVKDGKATVKLPDHKVQFLLCNCPPDKLIVFLKTLSTKLECLRDKGFTSMRKKLLSDIPVSFQEISPLTVKDLQTAQACKVKQKENNVPPVISKGGIKRKRTVDTEVVNQTSSQSVVVFKKQRSETLLNMKPSLSVLNKEQTAVLEAVLQRKNIFFTGSAGTGKTFLMKRIIGALPPQHTFATASTGVAACQIGGTTVHAFAGIGSGQAAIQQCIELASRPQITQQWKKCHHLIIDEISMVDGEFFDKLETVARVVRQNDEPFGGIQLIMCGDFLQLPPVTKDDKKRKFCFQSRAWHKCIQINLELQEVRRQSDKHFIDILQHIRHGRCPEHVVTTLKATAKNVIHRNGIQATRLCTHKEDVEEINKHHLHKLTGETHTFVATDSDSVYTKQLDNLCPVKGHLVLKSGAQVILAKNLDVQKGLVNGARGVITGFEQGNEGFPVVKFVCGVEEVIKPVRWAMKAGSGLCLMRKQIPLKLAWAISIHKSQGMSLDCVEISLSRVFESGQAYVALSRARSLQGLRVIDFDKSCVRANPEVLKFYHKLNLTQRMLQSHMGDFQLPVAPTRSTHW